The genomic interval GAATTATATCATTGTATACCGTCCACATACATCAGATGTTGTTTTCGGAGGAAAATGGTCGAAGTGCTCCGATTACATCGTGGCAGAGTGATCGAAACGCAGACTCTAGATAACCTGATTTGTTaaatttttaaccaggttttcacaacgTGAAGGGCGGCCGGGGGGCGTCATACTCACCTATGATACTGAATATCTTCAGTAAGGGTTgatatatcttgaccaaacttggtctataggaaatGTTTATGAATACCATTCATGGATTTGCGTTTGgagtccctagggtcaaggttaaggtcactgctTCTAAAACAGGAAAAACGATTGAAACCGAATAACTTAGTTAGTTgatatatcttgaccaaacttggtctatatgaagagtttatgaatacattttatgggattgcgtttggggtccctagggtcaaggtcaatgtcactgttactaaaaatagaaaaacggttgaaactgaataactttgttagttgacatatcttgaccaaatttggtctaCAGGAAGAGTATATACTATGTGTATATTCAATTCTTTCAAACCGTGTTCACATTTGATAATGAACTGCTTATTTCacaaataccacaaacaaaacatgtcaCATAAATAAAGTCAGTCAGTTTTTATCTCGAGACTCTAGCCACACTGGATACTTTTCATAGCGAAACAAGTCAAAGTCTACATCGTACATTTCCTGAAACTGTTTCATTATCCTCTTGGGCAGTGACCGAAATGCGTTCCTCATGGACTTGGTTCTTTGTTCCTTCCAATTGTCCAATGTTTTCGTCGTGACTGATTTTCTTGTATCAAATATCACCGTTTTTAAGAAGAGCTTGTATTCATTATGATATTTCTTGTCTGTAACTTTCTTCAAATATGCCTCAGGGAATGGAACATAATCACCAAGGTAACCATTGTACTGAAATACCTCCCACAACCGACGGCCTACAGCATCCAGGCCAACGCAGTCAACAGAAATATTACCATGCAAATGTGTTTGCTTTACAATATCAAGGTTATAGTCTACTAAATCTGTGATTTCCCTCTCAAGACGGCTGTCTTTCGGATTTTTGGGAATAACTCCTAATGTTTGCGCGCTCGCCAAAACGAGGTTAGTATCTTCATCGAACGTCTCTGCAGCGCCTATGACGTCAAAGTCGTGTTTACAAGGGTTACAGTTATACAACAcagtttgaaaatgttcattcaaCTTCGGATCCGCTTTAAAACCGCTATGATCGTAATTGTACCTAACAAATTCCTCAAAAGTCATGTCATGCCCACATTTTAGCGCTCTCTTGGTCACGTTCTGGCGAACGACTGGAATAGCGTTGCGAGCAGTGTGCCAGAAATCTGGCAATACGAATTTGTCAAGATACGCCGACCACAGTCTAGTATATGGATCCCGGGAGAACATGAACTTGAGGGCGGGGTCAATCCATTTGCCTTGTCCTCCCTCCGTTAGTTTCAGTTTATGGATGGTTTTGAAGTCACCATAATGGACCATAAACCGACTAATGTCACTCGGGTATTCGAAAGTTTGAGGATCGTGCTCGATGAACCTGTAGTGGAAATCATAAAATCGGATAACAGAATATCGTGTGCAGAGAAAGCATTGTGTTCAGCAATGTGTTAACAGTTCCGATACATTGTACAGTTTAAAGGGTTTTTGACAAAGAAAAGTAGCTTTTGTTGTGTCGTCTTTAGCTTCGTTGGAAATATGCAATTCTGTCGTAACTTGTTGACTCGGAAgcaattgaaaacaataaatatgatgGGAAcgtacaaattttaaaattattatacgCATGCGTGTAGCCATTCAGGGCCCAGTACTATTGCTGGAACAATTGTTGAGTTAATGCAGGGCCCAGTACTATTTCTGGAACAAGTGTTGAGTTAATGGAGGGCCTAGAACTATTGCTGGAAAAAATGTTGAGGTAATGCAGGACCCAGTACTATTTCTGGAACAAGTGTTGAGTTAATGGAGGGCCTAGAACTTTTGCTGAAACAATAGTTGAGGTAATGCAGGGCCCAATACTATTGTTGGAACAATTGTTGAGTTAATATAGGGCCCAGTACTATATCTGGAACAAGTGTTGAGTTAATGCAGGGCCTAGAACTATTGCTGGAACAATAGTTGAGGTAATGCAGGGCCCAGTACTATTTCTGGAACAAGTGTTGAGTTAATGGAGGGCCTAGAACTATTGCTGAAACAATAGTTGAGGTAATGCAGGGCCCAATACTATTGCTGGAACAATTGTTGAGTTAATATGCTCTTGATCACAATTGGGGGGTTTACAGTATTCTCGTGTTACCTTAGGTGTGTGGAAACATCGATTAAGATTAATAGGTCGAGCAGAGTTTATGATCCGACgtatgatacatgtatgtgagtAGAACTGCCGTCTCATCAAAGCTGACTTTGTCACGGTAGTGTGCTGTTATACTAAGTTGTCTTATCAAAGTTTAGGTGAGAGTTAACAATAAGTACTAGTAATTACCTCCTCTTACCCAACAGGTTATGAGTTCGTCTCCAACTTGTAGAACGTTCTTTAGCCTCTCAAAATACGACACCATTACTGCTGTCAACCCAAGCTTCAAGCCCTCTTCTTACTTTAGCTAATATGTTAAAAACTCAAGCTGTTTTCACAAACCTAATCGTGCGCTTCCATGAGGTACAGCCGACCTTTGGGACGACACAAAAGGCTAAAGATGTTCTCGGGGACACCCAGAATTCCGCCCTGGAGGTGGCGTTTGATAATTCCGGTCGCTTAGTGCAAACGTTCCTCACCCTAGACAGTCTTTGTTCGTTTCGCTTGGCTGCACGGTACAGTCGCtagaaatttaataaacaaattttgGAATCTTAAAATGGCTAAAAATCATGCTGTGATGAAAGCTCATGTATGGCTTCGCCTTTTACTGCATAGATACAAGTTTgctattatataatattttcgACAATAACAATCTCTCTTTTGTGGGATAACAGCCATTCGTGTAAGCGATATTTCATCCTTCTTTTGCATACTGATGATTTATCAAAAATGCGTGATAATGCGTGATAATGATTTTCATTGCCGATGATTACATGATgaagttgatgatgatgatgatgatgatgatgatgatgatgatgatgatgatgacgacgacgacgacgatgatgacgacgacgacgacgatgatgataatgatgattatgatgatgaagATGTTTGCCGAGATGAATGTTCATTCAAACGAAAATCAACGAACAAActttacattataatatataatataaaaagtataaaatatatatgtggacaatataatttatataactgTTTGGTATTTTTATACAGAACTGTCACTTGCTCTACattcaaatttatgaaaatgcttACCTCAGCTTCCTTACTGTCGATAGCAGAAACATTTCctgaattgaaaacaaacatcatttcaCTTAAATTGTCATATACTGTAAAAAGGTACTCGCGAAAACTAATTTCGGATTATGTagtcatgtatgttttatgtcgCGGCGAATTGGGAAATACAGGGTCTTTGATTGAACTGATCTCATTTTTTGCAATGCACAGAgatgaagaagttaacattatgtATGAAGATATTTACATTCGCATTCgggtaaaaaataatatattaaactcAATCAATTGGGActaaatccccccccccctaacCGTTCTTGTCATTTTCGGAGGTGTTGTACCATTTATAtcatattgtataatatttcGTTGTAGtacattttcaaacttttctacTCTGAAGCTACATCAAGATAGTACCTACTCACTCAATTTGGGTAATGGCGGGGTAACTTGAGGCTCTGTCCGCTTTGTAACTATTACGAGGCAAAACTCAATTAGCACAAGAATGCAAAGCACGAGACACAATGCCCACAGCACAGGAATCTTCCGATGCATCCGGTATTTAATAACGTCCATCACTTCCGGTTCCGGTTTGCCGTGTATTCGTGCACGTGCTTAGTTGCTGATAAAATCAGCTTGGCATGCTGCAActatataaagttaaaaacactACATGATATAgagaatatttgttgatttcagtgtaagatcgtattttatttcacgagtgtcatatgTGATCACGAGTCCATTGTTTGAAAAGGGAGATTTCCACTCCACTTCCCGTGGGACGCCCCTTACGCAAAATTATAactgatgacgtagctgtcaatttttAATTTCTGGTTCTTGGATAAAAAGTTctcgatatttttttaatgttattaagtATTAACTAGCTTTTTAGTGCAACATTTAATGAACCTTTCAATGACCTTTCATTTATGCatatatgttccaaataatgtaacggtccgctgtaggcggatgtgcgttcatagtataacattccgttataaacggaagtacgttcatagtacgtatgtttacttggttggtaatatgcaaattagcaaagcccgggatccgtgtggattgagaattgaCTGTATATTAAGACCAGTGGACCCTTTCAGGGTTGAGTgggcttttctctgaagggatatGTGCATCTTTGACGTCGCACTTTactataaattaatgttttgtttatttgagttttatttgagtttatcgcAGTCTGCCCGCGCCCTTTGGCttcattatggcttgaccccgccgtgacgccatcacgacttgaattgtgtttaaatgccataagtgacatgagatagaagtgacagcaattcgcagtcaaatccagatattggaagacttgaagaaacagattgagatacaagagatccgggtgcgataccctagctctttccgaagagacctcttggttctttaacgtgctaggtgtaaagcaccgatacacatgatacaactttcctgggttgaacttgtactgagtacaccacttttccaagtacgtgtaccaacttttaacgtcttttggtattaAGCGGCCCGgtatcgaacccacgacctcccgctccgtaggcggacgccttaaccactggGCCACGGAGACGGACCGGTCTATAAATTAATGTTCGAAAGCGAGTTTATATAGCAGAACATGAATACATACCGAATTACAACGCCgcaatttattaaatgaaaatttgtaaGGTCGAACGTGTAAGCTAAACAATACATTGCGGATAATATTTGGATTAAAACATGTTTCCTACAGAGATCAGTCTGATTCGCATacgttgatattttcactcctatCAAATTAATACTCTTATTTCATcgaaaaacatgaaagaactaaagaatatttgttgatttcattgtaaGACGTAGCGCCGCCATGAGTCGATAAACGTATTATTTTTCTGACTACGAGTGAAGTACAAGTTCAGATTTCTTTTGAATGAATTGAAAAaggaaacacaaaaaaaaatatcaacgcGGAAAACGTTAATTACTAAAGCATGTTATCTCTAATATTGTTTGATACTATTCATGGTGGTGTGGGTTCCTGCCAACTTGATATTGAtcaaattgatatattaaacGGCCTTTcaagtttacatttaaaagggAAAGCGGTAAAGTTTCAtgtagtttgtttattttttataaacattttggtGCCTGCTGTAGTGATGTTTTCACCAGTTGATACCCCTTGAAGTGGCATCGCAGTTAATTgctgcatttaaaaaaaagaagagaacGTCAAGAGTTTATGGTCAAAGTCATCCAAAGacattattgaaatttgttctAAAACCTGTAttgattatcaatattttaaagctttaccATAAAAAAAGAAAGTGGTCCAAACCACGGTCAATGAAACCACCCACGAAACTATTTACATTCTTTTTCAAAACTGGACGCAATGTCAAAATTCCATTGTTAAGTTTCAATACAGCATTGAAATCGGTACCAGTGAATTACCTACtaattcgaatattcaactatctgctagttgccagttggggattcgaatattcaactatctgctagttgccagttggggattagAATATTCAACTatctgctagttgccagttggggattagAATATTCAACTaactgctagttgccagttggggattcgaatattcaactatcTGCTAGTTgtcagttggggattcgaatattcaactatcTGCTAgttgctagttgccagttggggattcgaatattcaactatcTGCTAgttgctagttgccagttggggattcgaatattcaactatctgctagttgccagttggggattcaaatattcaactatctgctagttgccagttggggattagAATATTCAACTaactgctagttgccagttggggattagAATATTCAACTatctgctagttgccagttggggattcgaatattcaactatctgctagttgccagttggggattcgaatattcaactatctgctagttgccagttggggattcgaatattcaactatctgctagttgccagttggggattcgaatattcaactatctgctagttgccagttggggattcgaatattcaactatctgctagttgccagttggggattcgaatattcaactatctgctagttgccagttggggattcgaatattcaactacatgttgatgttgatatttagCTACTCGACCATTTCCAGGTTATTTGCGAATACCAACCAGTCGGAAGTTTGGGATTCAGATTTTGTCCAGGTTATGGTTGAATGGTACACATGTGAATAATTCACACACCAAGTGTATTCTTATGCATGTACACAGATGTATGTTCGTGACAAACACTGTcttatttaagtatgttttctACATTCGCCAGTTGGATATTCGAACATTTCCAGTTGGTTATTCTCGAATATCCAACTACCAACCAATTTTTGGGGGATTCATATTTTAGGTACAGGTACGCATAAATAGAAATCAAAcagtttatgtatttttgttcatgtacatttatatattcgttaaaaaacactgttttaaatcacagTAGTATTCGTACGCTTGACAGTTGCTTATTCGAACATTTCCAGTTGATTATTCGCGATTTCAAACTACCGGGATTCCGATTGTACCATATTCTCTAGTCTAAAGTTgctaataaaatgaaatatcacgtattttttttctttaaacccATAAGCAAATATGTGTCTTCGTTACacacaatgttttatttcactgtttttcgTACATTAGCCTGTTGGTTATTCGAACATTTCCAGTTGGTTATTCGCGAATATCCAATTACCAACCAGTTGGTACTTTGGGACACagaatttgacattttttatggTTGAAAGGTACACATATGAATAAATTACACCCTGAAGtattttatgcatgtacacacaTACAGTAGGCGTGTGACTTCTTCATATATGAACTTTTAGACCATATAAATAGACATTATCTGAAAGCCCAACTACAAAATGGTTGGTTGTTTGAATATTCGCGATAACCATCTGGAAATGTTAAGGCTTTGTTGCCCAAAGAGTCATCATTTTGTCATAGCAGCCAGAGTTGTTATGCATGCtataactttgttttatcaattgtGTAGCCGCTCACCTAGAGATAAATTATTTCTGACAATTTTCATCAAAAGTGGCTCGGTGGCTTCAGTGGAGATGTCGTTAAGGACGGACGCagtttttgtcttttatttcaCCGATTTCCcacaacatttatatatttaataccaACAACATAAAAGAATGGCCTTTGACCGTgtgatttaaaatttgtaatgtATTGTCATTGAAACAGTTTTAGATATCGCTTATTTTTAAGGCCTAAGGTCtcaaataattcaataattattaatatttaataatttattcaaataaatagtGAGCCAACAGATTCTTACTAaactaaattaaacaaatgaactcaagAGTTTTTCTATCTTTGCGTATCGGCGAATTGAAAATTTCACAAATAGAAGCATAACTTGTGTTTCGACCAGTATGAATGAAAccattacattttttataaactcatcaaaatattaaaacacaacaacacacaTACCAATGAATAGCCATCCCGTTCCAAATGAACTTAATGAAGAATATAAAAGCACGATCGACACACCACACGTGCGTGATTCAGATATCTAGAGTAGATTGACAGACGCGACACAAGCAGTACCAGTCTTATCAATATGAGACGTCTGGATTTCTGAAGCCTTTCAATACTCACAATTAATACACTAGTTGAAAGCAAAAAGGTTGTTACTAGAATATAGATCGCATTTCTATGGGGCATATAACTGCGGTAggataacctgttaacgttcgcgaattgtttgattcgtgttaaccacttattTTTTGCGATatttatctagctatctagttaatattcgtgATAcgtttttggtaagataaatatcattaaacttAAAACACTGATCTCTTCCAAGccaaaatattttcagcaatgGCTTGACGACCACGACCTTATGAGAATACATCTGGACTGCAGTAACAGGTAAACTATTAttacgtaaaattaaaattaaattgccTCGAAAAATAAAGCAGCTATAGACCTGTATCCCTGATGCCAcgtttcagtattttttttttgaaagagtcCTACTCAAAAGACTCAATGACTTGTTATCTGTAAAACAACCACTTTTCCCTTTAAggctttcagaaaaaaaacacacactaaagCTGTGTCACTGCCGCTTTTAACCTCCAAGAAACTCTGTACCATAGGGTTGGACTGTAATGTGTATAATGATATGCTCGATCAGAAATCTGCATTTGATGGGGTGTGGCACAAAGGGCTCTGTCTCAAGCTAGGTCGACTAGGAATTGCAGGAAAATTGTTACGTGTGTTGGTATCTGCTTATATGGTATTGAGATTATGTGTAGTGATGCTGAACGGAAAGTATTCCGAAGGAATGCCAGTCCTCAAATCAGTGAGACAATGAGGCTTATTATTCAACTTTATATAATGTCGTGGACAAagatgtatttatatgtaaattgttACATTAACTGGAAAAAAGTAGTCTAGGATGctccatgtttttttaaacaaaggtaGGTAATTCTTCATAAGCTGATGATATTTTACCCGTGTCATTATCTCCCTTGAATTTGTAACGCATGCTTGACGAAGTGTATCACCAAAGCACGGTGTGGAAAATTAACGTTAAGAAACCGACCGTATTATTCAGCACGAAGCGAAATGCACCGCCTGGTGGTATCTTATACGGGCAAATATTTCATCAGCAGTCCAATATCCAAACGCAAACCATTTGGGAATTAGACAGGATTCGAACTTAAGTTGTAACGTACGTACTTCAAGGACGCTGCCAAAAAGCCCAAAACGCattcttttttacattattttttatgtctgCACAAGACTTACATCTTTATGGTTTAAATCCAATCGTGTCTTTTGATTTGTGCAAGAAGATTATCATGCATATATGTATAGCGTTATAATATGGCAATGAACTGTGgaataatatcaataacaatgatgttttttctttcaataaactttgaacagcattttattgtaaatttataaGATGCAATGGTTTCATATAAAGGACAAGATCTGACATGCGTGAATCCATGCTTGGCGGGTTCAACctgttttcaaatgttattattattaaaaaaatgatattcctACATAAACTACTGTTCTTAAACGTAAACTTAAATTGCGGTAACAGCAGAAAtctgttcataaaatgttacgTCAAATTTAACTTGATCAAAATAGTGTTCTTTAGGGTTTAGTTTtcgacaaaaaaatagaaaggaACATTGAACTTTTTTTGTGGCAAAACTATGAACTAGGTTATATAAAGAAGCTTACCATTGCACAAAGGCTT from Mya arenaria isolate MELC-2E11 chromosome 7, ASM2691426v1 carries:
- the LOC128239843 gene encoding carbohydrate sulfotransferase 11-like, encoding MDVIKYRMHRKIPVLWALCLVLCILVLIEFCLVIVTKRTEPQVTPPLPKLRNVSAIDSKEAERLYRAAKRNEQRLSRVRNVCTKRPELSNATSRAEFWVSPRTSLAFCVVPKVGCTSWKRTIRFIEHDPQTFEYPSDISRFMVHYGDFKTIHKLKLTEGGQGKWIDPALKFMFSRDPYTRLWSAYLDKFVLPDFWHTARNAIPVVRQNVTKRALKCGHDMTFEEFVRYNYDHSGFKADPKLNEHFQTVLYNCNPCKHDFDVIGAAETFDEDTNLVLASAQTLGVIPKNPKDSRLEREITDLVDYNLDIVKQTHLHGNISVDCVGLDAVGRRLWEVFQYNGYLGDYVPFPEAYLKKVTDKKYHNEYKLFLKTVIFDTRKSVTTKTLDNWKEQRTKSMRNAFRSLPKRIMKQFQEMYDVDFDLFRYEKYPVWLESRDKN